The Malus domestica chromosome 13, GDT2T_hap1 genome includes a window with the following:
- the LOC103414219 gene encoding uncharacterized protein — protein MSPKSTLNPSRALQGMHGVHVVSSSRFESEETTQNDLSHSTYGTSPIGANQQLFMQRVWQQRPPCLKLIQGCCIQGDQSVAETVVNVLTSLPFIVLGIHAPRKNLNTKLYANSLIGVGVASSLYHSSRGKLRKYLRWADYTMIATTTVCLSRALRNENPKLLTAASALFLPFQPLMVSAVHTGLMEVAFAKRALKDPELRMAHNVHKMSSLLGGVLFIADDMFPQTPFLHAAWHLAAAVGVGTCNKLLE, from the exons ATGAGTCCCAAAAGTACATTGAACCCGAGCAGAGCCCTACAGGGCATGCATGGGGTGCATGTGGTGTCCAGTTCTCGGTTTGAGTCAGaagagactactcaaaatgacCTTTCTCACTCAACTTATGGAACCTCACCTATTGGAGCAAATCAGCAGCTTTTTATGCA GCGAGTGTGGCAGCAAAGACCGCCATGCTTGAAACTCATCCAGGGCTGCTGCATTCAAG GTGATCAGAGTGTTGCAGAAACAGTCGTGAATGTGCTCACTTCACTTCCTTTTATAGTTCTTGGAATCCATGCCCCGAG GAAGAATCTAAATACCAAGCTATATGCTAATTCATTAATCGGAGTTGGAGTCGCCTCAAGTTTATATCATTCTTCAAGAGGAAAACTAAGGAAATATTTAAGATGGGCCGACTATACGATGATAGCCACAACAACAGTA TGTCTATCAAGAGCCCTCAGAAATGAAAACCCAAAACTGCTGACAGCAGCTTCTGCATTATTTTTACCTTTCCAGCCTCTGATGGTTTCTGCCGTTCACACGGGATTAATGGAG GTAGCATTCGCCAAGAGAGCATTGAAGGATCCAGAGCTAAGAATGGCCCACAATGTACATAAGATGTCATCACTATTGGGAGGTGTTCTGTTCATTGCCGATGACATGTTTCCTCAGACTCCGTTCCTTCATGCTGCGTGGCACCTTGCTGCAGCCGTCGGTGTTGGCACCTGCAATAAGCTTCTGGAGTAG
- the LOC103414220 gene encoding phytanoyl-CoA dioxygenase isoform X1, with protein sequence MGIVGNLSPDQLRTFHSQGYLVMESFASAEDIEAMRNRMDQLLQDFDCSSTASIFSTTNQQQSTDNYFYDSVDIISFFFEEKAFGSDGELRQPKELSINKVGHALHELDPVFKGFTFSEKVSGLFISLGYKRPIVIQSMYIFKQPGIGGEVVPHQDNSFLYTDPPTCTGLWLALEDATITNGCLWAIPGSQKNGLVRRFIRGEDGVTFDRPSPEYDQKDFVPIEVKAGSLVVIHGDLIHQSFENQSLKSRHAYSLHVVDTDGCRWSQDNWIRRKVEPEPLYVSSSDLKLDL encoded by the exons ATGGGAATCGTCGGAAATCTCAGTCCTGACCAGCTCCGGACCTTCCACTCCCAAG GTTATCTTGTGATGGAATCGTTTGCGAGCGCGGAGGACATCGAGGCCATGAGGAACCGAATGGACCAATTGCTCCAGGACTTTGACTGCTCTTCCACCGCCTCTATTTTCTCCACCACCAACCAg CAGCAGTCTACTGACAATTACTTCTATGATAGCGTTGACATAATTTCGTTTTTCTTCGAAG AGAAAGCTTTTGGGAGTGATGGAGAACTGCGACAGCCGAAGGAACTTTCGATTAACAAAGTTGGCCATG CATTACATGAGCTCGATCCAGTATTTAAAGGGTTCACCTTTTCCGAAAAAGTTTCAGGCTTGTTCATCTCCTTGGGTTACAAAAGGCCCATTGTCATTCAGTCTATGTACATTTTCAAG CAACCAGGAATCGGAGGTGAGGTAGTGCCACATCAGGATAACTCATTTCTTTATACCGATCCACCAACTTGCACAGGGCTGTGGCTGGCTTTAGAAGATGCAACAATAACGAATGGCTGCCTATGGGCTATTCCTGGATCTCAAAAGA ATGGGCTTGTGAGACGGTTCATTAGAGGTGAAGACGGTGTGACCTTTGATCGGCCTTCCCCTGAGTATGATCAAAAGGATTTTGTTCCCATCGAAGTGAAAGCTGGGTCTTTAGTTGTTATTCACGGTGATCTTATTCATCAAAG TTTCGAGAACCAATCCTTAAAATCAAGGCACGCGTACAGCTTGCACGTGGTGGATACCGATGGCTGCAGATGGTCTCAAGATAACTG GATCAGGAGAAAAGTGGAGCCAGAGCCTCTGTACGTATCTTCTTCTGACCTGAAACTTGATCTCTAG
- the LOC103414220 gene encoding phytanoyl-CoA dioxygenase isoform X2: MGIVGNLSPDQLRTFHSQGYLVMESFASAEDIEAMRNRMDQLLQDFDCSSTASIFSTTNQQSTDNYFYDSVDIISFFFEEKAFGSDGELRQPKELSINKVGHALHELDPVFKGFTFSEKVSGLFISLGYKRPIVIQSMYIFKQPGIGGEVVPHQDNSFLYTDPPTCTGLWLALEDATITNGCLWAIPGSQKNGLVRRFIRGEDGVTFDRPSPEYDQKDFVPIEVKAGSLVVIHGDLIHQSFENQSLKSRHAYSLHVVDTDGCRWSQDNWIRRKVEPEPLYVSSSDLKLDL, encoded by the exons ATGGGAATCGTCGGAAATCTCAGTCCTGACCAGCTCCGGACCTTCCACTCCCAAG GTTATCTTGTGATGGAATCGTTTGCGAGCGCGGAGGACATCGAGGCCATGAGGAACCGAATGGACCAATTGCTCCAGGACTTTGACTGCTCTTCCACCGCCTCTATTTTCTCCACCACCAACCAg CAGTCTACTGACAATTACTTCTATGATAGCGTTGACATAATTTCGTTTTTCTTCGAAG AGAAAGCTTTTGGGAGTGATGGAGAACTGCGACAGCCGAAGGAACTTTCGATTAACAAAGTTGGCCATG CATTACATGAGCTCGATCCAGTATTTAAAGGGTTCACCTTTTCCGAAAAAGTTTCAGGCTTGTTCATCTCCTTGGGTTACAAAAGGCCCATTGTCATTCAGTCTATGTACATTTTCAAG CAACCAGGAATCGGAGGTGAGGTAGTGCCACATCAGGATAACTCATTTCTTTATACCGATCCACCAACTTGCACAGGGCTGTGGCTGGCTTTAGAAGATGCAACAATAACGAATGGCTGCCTATGGGCTATTCCTGGATCTCAAAAGA ATGGGCTTGTGAGACGGTTCATTAGAGGTGAAGACGGTGTGACCTTTGATCGGCCTTCCCCTGAGTATGATCAAAAGGATTTTGTTCCCATCGAAGTGAAAGCTGGGTCTTTAGTTGTTATTCACGGTGATCTTATTCATCAAAG TTTCGAGAACCAATCCTTAAAATCAAGGCACGCGTACAGCTTGCACGTGGTGGATACCGATGGCTGCAGATGGTCTCAAGATAACTG GATCAGGAGAAAAGTGGAGCCAGAGCCTCTGTACGTATCTTCTTCTGACCTGAAACTTGATCTCTAG
- the LOC103451575 gene encoding protein ESMERALDA 1-like yields the protein MHPYNRLPSSGHNSPSPPPSPLRSPRFRHGRSKPGGRFNQPGRTLIQRIVWHLLSVLIRRQGFFLFAPLLYIAGMLLYMGSVSFEVVPVISHRLAPGSVYRSPQLYAKLRPEMDADNSSADAISTVWKHSYKSGEWRPCVNKSSGGLAESNGYIYVEANGGLNQQRTSICNAVAVAGYLNATLVIPKFHFHSIWRDPSNFSEIYDEDYFISMLENDVRVVDKIPEYLMERFDHNMTNVYNFRIKAWSPILYYEDVVLPRLLEEKVIRISPFANRLSFDSPPAVQRLRCLANYEALKFSSPILTLGEVLVVRMKERSTNYGGKYISVHLRFEEDMVAFSCCVFDGGEQENEDMKAARERGWKGKFTKPGRVIRPGAIRVNGKCPLSPLEVGLMLRGMGFEKNTFIYLASGKIYNAEKSMAPLLEMFPNLQTKEMLASEEELAPFKNYSSRMAAIDYTVCLHSEVFVTTQGGNFPHFLIGHRRYMYGGHSKTIRPDKRKLALLFDNPQIGWKTFKRHLLGMRSHSDSKGYEIKRPNDSIYTFPCPDCMCRSNKTEDSRAASAT from the exons ATGCACCCATACAACCGGCTACCGAGTAGCGGACACAACAGCCCATCGCCGCCGCCTTCGCCGCTCCGCTCGCCCCGGTTCCGACACGGCCGCTCCAAACCAGGTGGCCGGTTCAACCAGCCGGGTCGGACCCTAATCCAGCGCATCGTCTGGCACCTCCTTTCCGTTCTTATCCGCCGCCAGGGCTTCTTCCTTTTCGCCCCTCTCCTCTACATCGCCGGCATGCTCCTCTACATGGGCTCCGTCTCTTTCGAGGTCGTTCCCGTTATCTCGCATCGTCTCGCCCCCGGCTCCGTCTACCGCAGCCCCCAACTCTACGCCAAGCTCCGCCCCGAAATGGATGCTGATAACTCCTCCGCCGATGCG ATTTCAACTGTTTGGAAACATTCCTATAAAAGTGGCGAGTGGAGACCGTGTGTAAACAAATCCTCTGGAG GTTTAGCCGAGTCAAATGGTTATATATACGTTGAGGCAAATGGTGGTCTAAATCAGCAGAGGACTTCA ATATGCAATGCAGTTGCTGTTGCAGGCTATCTTAATGCGACACTTGTAATTCccaaatttcattttcatagCATCTGGAGAGATCCAAG TAATTTCAGTGAAATTTACGACGAAGATTACTTCATCAGTATGTTGGAAAATGATGTACGTGTGGTTGACAAGATTCCTGAATATTTAATGGAACGATTTGATCACAATATGACCAATGTTTACAACTTCAGAATTAAAGCATGGTCTCCCATTCTGTACTATGAGGATGTTGTTCTCCCAAGGCTACTTGAAGAAAA GGTTATACGGATTTCTCCTTTTGCAAATCGTTTATCATTTGATTCTCCTCCTGCTGTCCAACGGTTAAGATGCTTGGCAAATTATGAAGctttaaagttttcaagtcctaTATTAACTTTGGGAGAAGTTTTGGTTGTAAGAATGAAAGAACGCAGCACAAATTATGGTGGAAAATATATTTCTGTTCATCTTCGGTTTGAGGAG GACATGGTTGCGTTCTCTTGTTGTGTTTTTGATGGTGGAGAGCAAGAAAATGAAGATATGAAAGCAGCAAGGGAAAGAGGTTGGAAAGGGAAATTTACCAAACCTGGTAGGGTTATACGTCCTGGAGCAATCAGGGTCAATGGCAAATGTCCCCTTTCTCCCTTAGAG GTTGGCTTGATGCTGAGGGGAATGGGTTTTGAGAAGAACACATTTATATATTTGGCATCCGGAAAGATATATAATGCTGAGAAGTCAATGGCCCCATTACTGGAAATGTTTCCTAATTTGCAGACAAAAGAGATGCTAGCGTCAGAAGAGGAGCTTGCTCCATTCAAG AATTATTCTTCCAGGATGGCTGCGATAGATTACACTGTTTGTCTTCATAGTGAAGTATTTGTGACAACTCAAGGAGGGAACTTTCCCCATTTTTTGATCGGACACAGAAGATACATGTATGGTGGACACTCAAAGACTATCAGGCCGGACAAGCGGAAGCTAGCATTACTCTTTGATAATCCACAAATTGG ATGGAAGACTTTCAAGCGTCACTTGCTGGGCATGAGGTCCCATAGTGATTCAAAGGGCTATGAGATCAAGAGGCCTAATGACTCTATATATACCTTCCCATGCCCGGATTGTATGTGCCGCTCAAACAAGACAGAAGATTCAAGAGCAGCATCAGCTACATGA
- the LOC103451574 gene encoding 10 kDa chaperonin, mitochondrial-like, whose protein sequence is MARRLIPTLNRVLIEKIIPPSKTTAGILLPESSTKLNSGKVVAVGPGAKDKAGNLIPVAVKEGDTVLLPEYGGTEVKLGDKEFHLYRDEDILGTLHD, encoded by the exons ATGGCGAGGCGTTTGATCCCAACTCTCAACCGCGTCCTGATCGAGAAAATCATCCCGCCCTCCAAAACCACCGCTGGCATTCTCCTCCCCGAGTCATCCACCAAG CTAAACTCAGGGAAGGTGGTAGCTGTGGGACCAGGAGCCAAGGACAAGGCCGGGAATTTGATTCCGGTGGCCGTGAAAGAAGGCGATACGGTTCTCTTGCCCGAGTATGGAGGCACCGAAGTGAAGCTTGGTGACAAAGA GTTCCATTTATACAGGGACGAGGACATCTTGGGCACTCTCCACGATTGA